The proteins below are encoded in one region of Phycisphaerae bacterium:
- a CDS encoding type II secretion system protein yields MEAMDRRRAFTLLELLVVIAIMGIMAAILFPALSKVRSQAKRTMCASNLKQVGVGLRSYLSENKDRLPYASFLPSTGPFPLSTKEPIYIADVLEDHVGGEPRVFRCPMDDNGDRRPEPNRGKTYFESERSSYEYRWQFAGRTTAEVAGRIERRIGEAIPDNTIWIMRDFDNFHGKGGTVGARRYLYGDGHVTDYEF; encoded by the coding sequence ATGGAAGCCATGGATCGGCGCCGGGCATTCACGCTGTTGGAGCTCTTGGTGGTCATTGCCATCATGGGCATCATGGCCGCCATTCTTTTTCCTGCGTTGAGCAAGGTTCGTTCCCAGGCCAAGCGGACCATGTGCGCAAGCAATCTCAAGCAGGTCGGGGTCGGGCTTCGGTCCTATCTGTCCGAGAACAAGGACCGCTTGCCGTACGCCTCCTTCCTTCCCTCAACGGGTCCGTTCCCGCTTTCCACGAAAGAGCCCATCTATATTGCGGATGTTCTGGAAGATCACGTGGGTGGCGAACCCCGCGTTTTCCGATGCCCGATGGATGACAACGGGGACCGCCGGCCGGAGCCGAACCGCGGCAAAACGTACTTCGAATCGGAAAGATCCTCCTACGAATATCGCTGGCAGTTCGCCGGGCGAACCACCGCCGAGGTTGCCGGTAGGATTGAGCGGCGAATCGGCGAGGCCATTCCCGACAACACGATCTGGATCATGCGCGACTTCGACAACTTCCACGGCAAGGGTGGTACCGTCGGCGCGCGTCGCTATCTCTACGGTGACGGTCATGTGACGGACTACGAGTTCTGA